A stretch of DNA from Allomeiothermus silvanus DSM 9946:
CTTTCGGTCGGCACGTAGACTTCGCCCAGTGCGGGGTGAAAGCCTTCGGTCACCAGCTTGAAGTGGTAAATCACCGCTTCCATGCTGGTCTCGAGCAGGCTCCTGGGGGGCAACGAGATCTGGGGGTTGGGGTCGCGGATGGGGCCTTCGCCCATCCCCTCGAGCCGCTCCACTGCCTGGCGGATGATCTTCACCGATTCGCGCATCTCCTGGATGCGGATGACCATGCGGTCGAAGATGTCCCCGTTTTCCCCTAACGGCACGTCGAAGGTGTAGGTTTCGTAGCCCGCGTAGGGGTAGGCTTTACGCACGTCGTAGTTCACCCCGCTGGCCCGCAGGTTGCCGCCGGTGAGCCCCAGGTTGATGGCGTCTTCAGGGGGGATCACCGCGATGCCCTTAGCCCGTTCGTAGAAGATGGGGCTTTCCCTGAAGAGCTGCTCGTATTCGTCGATGCGGTGGGGCATGGCCTGCAAGAACTTCTTGACCTCGCCCAAGAACTCTGGGGGCAGGTCTTCCTTGAGCCCGCCGATGCGGATGTAGTTGTGGTGGAAGCGCTGTCCGGTAACCCACTCAAAGAGGTCCAGTACCGCCTCGCGCTCGCGGAAGGCGTAAAAGAAGGGGGTGAGTGCCCCGAAGTCGAGCAGGCCCGTCCCCAGAAAGACCAGGTGGCTGGCGATGCGGGAAAGCTCGTTGAGCAAAACTCGGATGGTCTGGGCGCGGGGGGGGACCTCAGCGCCTACTAGCTTCTCCACCGCCAGGGCGTAGGCCAGGTCGTGGGCGAAGGAGTGCAGGTAGTCCATCCGGGGGGTGTAGGTGATGTTCTGGAGATAGGTGCGGTTCTCCATGTTCTTCTCGAAGCCGGTGTGGAGATAGCCAATGTGCGGCACCAGCTCGAGTACCTCTTCTCCCGAAAGCGTCACCACCACCCGCAACACCCCGTGGGTGGAGGGGTGTTGCGGCCCCACGTTGAGGGTCATGACCTCGCTGCGCAGCTCGGTGGGCAGCTCAGCGGGCTCGGCCTGTGGAAGTGAGGCCGCAGGCATGCCGACCGGTTTCATTGGCCCTCCTTTTTGCTGACCTGCTGAATTTCTGCATACACATCCTGGTATCCCCGCCGGGTGCCCCCGCGCCAGCCGGTCATGCCGCTATCTTTGCCGGTCAGACCCGCCCGAAAAGCCGCCGGGTCGATGAAGCGTCCTTCCTTGAACAGGGTGGGGGTCTCGCCCAGCGGGTAGTCCTTGCGTAGCGGGTGACCCTCGAGGTCTTCGGGGGTGAGGATCTTGCGCAGATCCGGGTGGCCATCAAACCGGATACCGAAGAGGTCGTAGACCTCGCGCTCGAGGTAGTCGGCGGAAAGCCACAGATCCACCACGGTAGGAATCACCGGATCTTTCTCCGGGACATACACCCGCACGAACATCCGGCTGCCATCTCCGTCCTTGTAGCCGGGCAGTGAGACCAGCTCGTAGGCCACCGCCAAGCGCTCGGGTTTAGGTTCGGGGTAGGTGAGGTAGTCAACGCCTATCACGTCGGCCAGGTAGTTGAAGCCCATCTCCTGGAAGGCCCGCATCTGCGCTTTGAACTCCTCCCGGGGGAGCACCACCCAGGTGTTGCCGTGTTGGCTCTCGGTCTTCCAGCCTTTAGCCGAGGCCATCTGAAGTACTTGCTCGAGCCGGGTCATCTATCGCCTCCAGGCCTCGACGGGGGGCAGCTTGCGCCCCTGGTCGTCGCGGGCTTTGCCCTGGACTTTTTTCTGAAGCTGCATCACCGCGTAGATGAGCGCTTCCGGGCGGGGCGGGCAGCCGGGCACATAGACGTCTACCGGCACCACGCTGTCCACGTTTTGCACGATGGCGTAGTTGTTGAACATCCCCCCCGAAGAAGCGCAGGCCCCCATGCTGATGACCCATTTGGGGTCAGGCATCTGGTCGTAGACCCGCCGCATCACCGGAGCCATTTTCTTGCTCAAGCGCCCGGCTACGATCATCACGTCGGCCTGGCGGGGGCTGGCCCGGAACACCTCCGAGCCGAAGCGGGCCAGGTCATTTCTGGCGTCGGTGGAGGCCATCATCTCGATAGCGCAGCAGGCCAGCCCGAAGGTGGCGGGCCACAGCGAGTTAGAGCGCCCCCAGGCCACCAGCTTCTCGAGGGTGGTAAACAAAACCCCCTCGTTCTCGAGTTCTTGCACGTCCTTGCTGAACAGATCAAGCAGTGAAGGCATTTAGTTCCCTCCGGGAACGTCACACGTCGCACGTCTTAGGCCATAGGCGGATGGTCTTTGGCCGACGTACGGCGTGTAGCGTACGTCTGTGGCTAGTGCCACTTCATCACTCCCTTGAACCACTCGTAGAGGAAGCCCACAAACAGCAGCACCGTGAAGATCAGAAGCACGTAGAAGCCGGTGAGGCCCAGGCCGCCTGCGCTCACGGCGTAGGGCCACAAGAAGGCCACCTCCACGTCGAAGATGATGAAGAGCATGGCCACCGCATAGAAATGCACCGGGAAGCGCTTGACCTCCCCGGCGGGGTCGTTTCCCGACTCGTAGGCCATCAGCTTAGCTCGGCTGGGGCGTTTGGGGCCCAATACCGCCCCCACCACCACCGCCAGCACCCCGATCGCCAGCGCTACTGCCAGATAGAC
This window harbors:
- a CDS encoding NADH-quinone oxidoreductase subunit A; translated protein: MAPISEYINVLVYLAVALAIGVLAVVVGAVLGPKRPSRAKLMAYESGNDPAGEVKRFPVHFYAVAMLFIIFDVEVAFLWPYAVSAGGLGLTGFYVLLIFTVLLFVGFLYEWFKGVMKWH
- a CDS encoding NADH-quinone oxidoreductase subunit C → MTRLEQVLQMASAKGWKTESQHGNTWVVLPREEFKAQMRAFQEMGFNYLADVIGVDYLTYPEPKPERLAVAYELVSLPGYKDGDGSRMFVRVYVPEKDPVIPTVVDLWLSADYLEREVYDLFGIRFDGHPDLRKILTPEDLEGHPLRKDYPLGETPTLFKEGRFIDPAAFRAGLTGKDSGMTGWRGGTRRGYQDVYAEIQQVSKKEGQ
- a CDS encoding NuoB/complex I 20 kDa subunit family protein, with the translated sequence MPSLLDLFSKDVQELENEGVLFTTLEKLVAWGRSNSLWPATFGLACCAIEMMASTDARNDLARFGSEVFRASPRQADVMIVAGRLSKKMAPVMRRVYDQMPDPKWVISMGACASSGGMFNNYAIVQNVDSVVPVDVYVPGCPPRPEALIYAVMQLQKKVQGKARDDQGRKLPPVEAWRR
- the nuoD gene encoding NADH dehydrogenase (quinone) subunit D, coding for MPAASLPQAEPAELPTELRSEVMTLNVGPQHPSTHGVLRVVVTLSGEEVLELVPHIGYLHTGFEKNMENRTYLQNITYTPRMDYLHSFAHDLAYALAVEKLVGAEVPPRAQTIRVLLNELSRIASHLVFLGTGLLDFGALTPFFYAFREREAVLDLFEWVTGQRFHHNYIRIGGLKEDLPPEFLGEVKKFLQAMPHRIDEYEQLFRESPIFYERAKGIAVIPPEDAINLGLTGGNLRASGVNYDVRKAYPYAGYETYTFDVPLGENGDIFDRMVIRIQEMRESVKIIRQAVERLEGMGEGPIRDPNPQISLPPRSLLETSMEAVIYHFKLVTEGFHPALGEVYVPTESARGELGYYIISDGGSMPYRVKVRAPSFVNLRALPYACKGIQVPDMVAVIASLDPVMGDVDR